In Hydractinia symbiolongicarpus strain clone_291-10 chromosome 15, HSymV2.1, whole genome shotgun sequence, one DNA window encodes the following:
- the LOC130628567 gene encoding uncharacterized protein LOC130628567: MKRLQEYLCLLSFCFASIVQTADQTHPPRVDIGIILDTSSDMTHNDLEKAKEMLTTLLDKFSISPGTTRVGLYTISDKQVERFHFKTHVNRKCLFKTIRRLKYTGEDKSYDFPNQIDEALKDFEVKSREVIDQQKMYLFVTSAASKTDALLSSLRKNSNIKMALSDVLGIVSIVTRDNGVNRTKENKILLSEKNYKQKEKKQTGKNFVHFIEYNKKSDISQVVEKLGLPLRSYTSCHAQGTTRDECNRECQCVNGKLTNCYRVRQEFTAMTTEERRRYLKTYKTLTITPPYKGIYERFIFMHYKYFCWGIHTREYFLPWHRWFISEMEDLLRQIDCRVTLPYWDWSHMSNNPWDRKSLWRATDDGLGGNGNMYRGYCVQKGIFRESEWELPYWEDPMDIILSTVDQIDAKISKQRAHLAFCLRRAFKGHSPSVKSVQRTLALPAKRFKDFDIQIRHNYHDRMHNIIGGTMCTHYAGDTPEFFLHHAFLDKIWYMWQAKSPSHKFVHFLQRNTTKMMGCPHTQRELIDSHNLPRCIKVRYTKFPSSRRDKRNMDDIDDMARTSYKFWNKYMNESWYGNFPDCSRSKKEKERAKYLHKVLDAP, from the exons ATGAAACGATTGCAGGAATATTTATGCTTACTCAGCTTTTGTTTTGCCTCTATTGTTCAGACGGCAGATCAAACTCATCCACCCAGGGTAGACATTGGAATAATACTTGATACAAGCTCTGATATGACTCATAATGATCTTGAAAAAGCGAAAGAAATGTTGACAACCTTACTTGATAAATTTAGTATCTCGCCAGGTACAACCCGTGTTGGACTTTATACCATAAGCGACAAACAGGTGGAACGTTTTCATTTCAAAACTCACGTTAACCGGAAATGTTTGTTTAAAACAATCAGACGATTGAAATATACGGGGGAGGATAAATCATATGACTTTCCGAACCAAATAGACGaagctttgaaagattttgaagTTAAAAGTAGAGAAGTTATTGACCAGcagaaaatgtatttatttgttacgAGTGCTGCTTCCAAAACAGATGCACTGCTCTCCAGTCTcagaaaaaattcaaatatcAAAATGGCGCTCTCTGATGTTTTGGGAATTGTTTCCATAGTAACAAGGGATAATGGTGTTAATAGAACAAAAGAGAACAAGATATTGCTTTCTGAGAAAAAttacaaacaaaaagaaaaaaagcagaCCGGAAAaaattttgtgcattttataGAATACAACAAAAAGAGTGATATTTCGCAGGTTGTTGAAAAACTTGGATTACCGTTACGTTCGTATACATCATGTCATGCCCAGGGTACGACACGTGATGAGTGCAATCGCGAATGTCAATGTGTCAACGGAAAACTAACCAACTGTTATCGCGTTCGTCAAGAATTCACTGCCATGACAACCGAAGAACGACGTCGGTACTTAAAGACGTACAAAACATTGACGATAACGCCTCCATATAAAGGAATATACGAAAGGTTCATTTTCATGCACTATAAGTACTTCTGTTGGGGTATCCACACACGTGAATACTTTCTACCATGGCATAGATGGTTCATCTCTGAGATGGAGGACCTTCTTAGACAAATCGATTGTCGTGTGACCCTACCATATTGGGACTGGTCACACATGAGTAATAATCCCTGGGATCGTAAAAGTTTATGGAGAGCAACCGATGATGGTTTAG GCGGAAACGGAAACATGTACAGAGGCTATTGTGTACAAAAAGGAATATTCCGCGAGTCGGAGTGGGAGCTACCATATTGGGAAGATCCGATGGACATCATTTTAAGCACAGTAGATCAAATTGATGcgaaaatttcaaaacaaagagCTCACCTTGCGTTTTGTTTACGACGCGCATTCAAAGGTCATTCGCCCAGCGTAAAAAGCGTCCAAAGAACTTTAGCTCTTCCAGCCAAACGATTCAAAGATTTTGATATTCAAATACGACACAACTACCACGACAGGATGCATAACATTATCGGGGGCACAATGTGCACCCATTACGCTGGAGACACACCGGAATTTTTTCTACATCATGCCTTCCTTGATAAAATATGGTACATGTGGCAAGCCAAAAGCCCGTCCCACAAATTCGTGCATTTCTTACAacgaaacacaacaaaaatgatGGGATGCCCGCACACGCAACGCGAATTAATAGACTCACATAATTTGCCTCGATGTATCAAAGTAAGATATACTAAATTTCCATCTAGTAGACGAGATAAGCGAAACATGGATGATATAGACGATATGGCCAGAACTTCTTATAAATTCTGGAACAAATATATGAACGAGAGTTGGTATGGTAATTTTCCAGACTGTTCAAGatcgaagaaagaaaaagaaagggcGAAATACTTACACAAAGTTCTAGACGCTCCCTAG
- the LOC130628717 gene encoding leucine-rich repeat transmembrane neuronal protein 2-like, which yields MYWLVIIVMRMLFSLAQSCSCPSHPLCGCRVLINRYCHMTCGSQNISLTQTDIDQIGRDATMTKVEFLTISYCAEDVISFKKFPTLLKLQSLEVNCNSLLKIPTDLNKLSSLIMLLVSGHKITSIEKGVLFGYRHLETLVINGNIRKIEEETFFYLRNLTTLDLSSNKISILSPNVFAGLEKLKYLTLDHNNIATIPVSALLTLHNLKELQLIDNKITTIPESAVSSLRNLTALDLDKNPLKCDCGLYKSVRSLYNSSKSLVIDGTCENHTSDHDHISRDFLIERDYFIVCDYISPCKTKVIVISKEKKKLVLPLVGTFLGLFVVAIVVVSVVCYRSRKKIFVSAGSRLVSNDSSLEQITIAYEQESL from the coding sequence atGTATTGGCTTGTAATTATCGTTATGAGGATGTTGTTTAGTCTCGCCCAGTCATGTAGCTGTCCATCACATCCCCTCTGTGGTTGTCGCGTTCTAATTAATCGCTATTGTCACATGACATGCGGATCACAAAACATTTCCTTAACACAAACTGACAtcgatcagattggaagagatGCCACGATGACTAAAGTGGAATTTTTGACCATCAGTTATTGTGCGGAAGATGTTATTTCATTCAAAAAGTTTCCTACGTTATTAAAACTTCAATCTCTGGAGGTTAATTGTAACAGTCTATTAAAAATACCTACAGATTTAAATAAACTCTCTTCATTGATAATGTTGTTGGTTTCTGGGCACAAGATTACATCTATAGAAAAAGGAGTTTTATTTGGTTATAGACATCTGGAAACTCTTGTTATAAATGGTAACATACGGAAAATTGAAGAGGAGACATTTTTTTACCTTCGTAATTTAACAACGCTCGATCTCAGTTCAAATAAAATTTCCATACTCTCACCAAACGTATTTGCAGGTctcgaaaaattaaaatatcttaCATTAGATCACAACAACATAGCGACCATACCAGTCTCCGCATTATTAACTCTACATAATTTAAAAGAACTCCAATTAATTGAtaataaaataacaacaatacCAGAGTCAGCAGTCTCAAGTCTACGAAACCTTACAGCGTTAGACTTGGATAAAAATCCTTTAAAATGTGATTGCGGTCTTTATAAGTCCGTGCGGAGTTTGTATAATTCATCGAAAAGCTTGGTAATTGATGGTACTTGTGAAAATCATACAAGTGATCATGACCACATATCAAGGGATTTTCTCATCGAGAGAGATTACTTTATTGTTTGTGATTATATATCTCCTTGTAAAACAAAGGTGATTGTGATAagcaaagaaaagaagaaactgGTTTTGCCATTAGTTGGAACATTTTTAGGATTATTTGTGGTtgctattgttgttgtttctgttgtTTGCTATCGTTCACgcaagaaaatttttgtatctgCCGGTTCCCGACTTGTTTCCAATGATTCCTCTTTGGAGCAAATCACGATCGCATATGAACAAGAAAGTTTGTGA
- the LOC130628856 gene encoding sphingosine-1-phosphate lyase 1-like: protein MTDYLYENWINIWEEFLGVVEPHLPEHLHWNELCWTFVFYLNEVRLFIHHKTNGLENWEIVVNTITYCFFVFLFLEVLLRKVVPFIFFNDEGFFNVIKQKIFWLARRLPVIGTKIQAEIDKSIAELEATAFKVNGQPYVKKLLWNGMKSNELMKLVQRYQEIDDKSVVDDGYVSGAVYAQDNELSELMVQMYKNYSWANPLHADVFPDVRKMEAEVVSMCVNMFNGDENCCGTMTSGGTESILMACKCYRELGRARGIQVPEIIAPYSVHPAFDKACHYFNMKLTHIPVDKKTGRADVKAMKRAISRRTILLVGSVPGFPHGCIDPIEDLSKLAKRYNLYFHADCCLGGFLVAFMKKAGFHVPPYDFTLPGVTSISADTHKYGFAPKGSSVVLFRSKEIRKQQYFAQPNWSGGVYASATIPGSRPGNVIACTWASMMYHGEKGYVESTKLIVNTARYIASKLEKIPGIRIMSPVDVSVVAFTSDVFDIYLMSDELAKMKWHLNPLQFPSGLHIAVTVPHTKKGVADRFITDISKVAANLMKNPTQTAQGKGAIYGLSQQIPDRTIISDITTAFLDTYYSCTAGLKEEQK, encoded by the exons ATGACGGACTACTTATATGAAAATTGGATAAATATATGGGAAGAATTTTTGGGTGTCGTGGAGCCACATTTACCAGAGCATTTGCACTGGAACGAATTGTGT tgGACATTTGTCTTCTACTTAAATGAAGTTCGTTTATTTATACATCACAAAACAAATGGATTGGAAAATTGGGAG attGTCGTCAACACCATTacttattgtttctttgtgttcTTGTTTTTGGAAGTATTATTAAGAAAAGTTGTACCATTTATATTCTTCAATGATGAAG GTTTTTTCAATGTTataaaacagaaaatattttggcTTGCAAGACGATTACCAGTAATAGGGactaaa ATACAAGCAGAAATCGACAAATCAATAGCAGAGTTGGAAGCCACTGCTTTTAAAGTAAACGGACAACCATATGTTAAAAAG TTGCTGTGGAATGGGATGAAATCT aATGAACTCATGAAACTTGTACAGAGATATCAAGAAATTGATG ACAAATCCGTTGTCGATGATGGCTACGTCTCAGGAGCTGTTTATGCTCAAGATAATGAATTAAGTGAATTGATGGTGCAG ATGTACAAAAATTATTCGTGGGCTAATCCTTTACATGCAGATGTTTTTCCAGACG TTCGCAAAATGGAAGCTGAAGTTGTCAGCATGTGTGTTAATATGTTTAACGGTGATGAAAATTGTTGTGGAACG ATGACATCTGGTGGAACTGAAAGCATATTAATGGCATGCAAATGCTATAGAGAGCTTGGGAGAGCTAGAGGAATCCAAGTTCCTGAAat tATTGCACCTTACAGTGTCCATCCAGCTTTTGACAAG gctTGTCACTATTTTAACATGAAGCTGACGCATATACCTGTTGACAAAAAGACAGGTCGGGCTGATGTGAAG gcAATGAAAAGAGCTATCAGCAGGAGAACAATACTg ttagtaggatctgttccaGGATTCCCACATGGTTGCATTGATCCAATCGAAGATCTTTCAAAG CTGGCTAAAAGATATAACCTCTACTTTCATGCTGATTGCTGTCTTGGTGGTTTTCTTGTGGCTTTTATGAAAAAAGCTGG ATTTCATGTTCCTCCATACGATTTTACGTTACCAGGTGTGACAAGCATATCTGCAGATACGCACAAG TATGGGTTTGCACCTAAAGGTTCATCAGTTGTCTTATTCCGCagcaaagaaataagaaaacagCAG TACTTCGCACAACCCAACTGGAGCGGTGGAGTATACGCCTCTGCTACTATACCTGGAAGTAGACCTGGAAATGTCATTGCTTGCACCTGGGCTTCCATGATGTACCACGGAGAAAAGG GTTATGTTGAGAGTACAAAATTGATCGTAAATACAGCCAGATATATTGCTTCAAA ATTGGAGAAAATTCCTGGTATTCGAATTATGAGTCCAGTGGACGTTTCTGTTGTTGCTTTCACTTCAGACGTGTTTGATATATACTTAATGTCTGATGAGCTGGCCAAAATGAAGTGGCATTTAAACCCACTCCAGTTCCCATCAGG TCTTCACATCGCAGTGACTGTACCTCACACTAAAAAAGGAGTGGCAGACAGGTTTATCACAGACATCTCAAAGGTGGCAGCCAATCTTATGAAAAATCCGACACAAACAGCACAGGGAAAG GGAGCAATATACGGCTTATCACAACAAATTCCTGATCGCACCATCATTTCAGACATCACTACAGCATTTTTGGACACCTACTATAGCTGCACAGCAGGATtgaaagaagaacaaaaataa
- the LOC130629270 gene encoding transmembrane protein 107-like, protein MYAVGKFIPVRFLALIAHFVILVILLWSLDSSLKTCLPFGYTQDEYDQANTELTVGLSVAIALFGFEMISFLMGISMFVASVAMISTFTHVCAAVTLSLFILESWECQRYWYIFGFCSALPALFEVFVLFLFLMGKRK, encoded by the exons ATGTATGCTGTTGGTAAATTTATACCTGTGCGGTTTTTGGCACTTATTGCTCATTTTGTTATCTTGGTCATATTGTTATGGTCtttg gattcaagtttaaaaacttGCTTGCCTTTTGGATACACACAAGATGAATATGATCAAGCAAACACTGA GTTGACTGTGGGGCTGTCAGTAGCAATTGCATTGTTTGGATTTGAAATGATCAGTTTTCTTATGGGAATATCAATGTTTGTCGCCAGTGTTGCAatgattt CTACCTTCACACACGTTTGTGCAGCTGTTACGCTATCACTTTTCATTTTGGAATCTTGGGAATGTCAACGTTATTGGTATATATTTGGGTTTTGTAG TGCTCTGCCAGCTTTGTTCGAAGTATTCGTCCTTTTTTTGTTCCTTATGGGAAAAAGAAAATAG